In one Brevibacillus choshinensis genomic region, the following are encoded:
- a CDS encoding glycerophosphodiester phosphodiesterase family protein: protein MIEKLQNQQTIIVSAHRGWKSAYPENTLLAFQRAMELGADMLEFDLRFSKDRVIMVIHDETVDRTTDGSGKVSDYTMEELKQLDAGGWFGKVYEGLKIPTLVELCELLAAYPHVLLNVEIKPSPDAKEVADTAVSILRERGILSNCVFTSFDAEVIAHLHDRYHCKTQGFPGELMFNYVDGPDGTLSKMWAVGISMKLLTPQLVQEYRERGILPWCYSPDDEQQVYYALGCGSSLMTVNNPLPAMQIRERMNQ from the coding sequence ATGATCGAAAAACTGCAGAATCAGCAAACGATCATCGTATCTGCACACAGAGGCTGGAAGTCCGCTTATCCCGAGAATACACTGCTCGCCTTTCAACGGGCCATGGAGCTGGGAGCCGACATGCTGGAGTTTGATCTGCGCTTCTCCAAAGACCGGGTCATCATGGTCATTCACGATGAAACCGTAGACCGGACGACTGATGGATCAGGAAAAGTGAGCGACTACACGATGGAAGAGCTGAAACAACTCGATGCCGGCGGATGGTTCGGGAAGGTGTACGAGGGACTCAAGATTCCTACTTTAGTAGAGCTGTGCGAGCTGCTGGCCGCTTACCCGCATGTCCTGCTAAATGTGGAAATCAAGCCGAGCCCGGATGCCAAGGAGGTCGCGGATACCGCGGTCTCCATCCTCCGGGAGCGCGGGATTCTATCGAACTGTGTGTTCACTAGCTTTGATGCAGAAGTCATTGCTCATCTACATGATAGGTACCATTGTAAAACACAAGGCTTTCCCGGAGAGCTGATGTTCAACTATGTAGACGGACCAGACGGGACTTTGTCCAAAATGTGGGCGGTCGGCATCAGCATGAAGCTTTTGACTCCGCAGCTCGTACAGGAATATCGAGAGCGGGGAATACTCCCCTGGTGCTATTCCCCAGACGACGAGCAGCAAGTCTATTACGCGCTGGGATGCGGTTCTTCGCTGATGACGGTGAACAATCCGCTTCCTGCCATGCAAATACGAGAGCGAATGAATCAATAG
- a CDS encoding ABC transporter substrate-binding protein has product MNKKLSAIVLAATTVVSGVLAGCSGSDPQASSPAPSNQPPAASSPAGKTTVQFWHSLGGKNGEYISAMIKRFNDAHENIEVVGTFQGSYDETVTKLQQSIAAKTAPDITMLERAYVQMFAEAEVLEDLTPFMAKSNTSKDDFPEGLMGHSVFHDKLVSLPLNRSTPIMHINKTMLDEKGLAIPTTWDELKKVSEALVVKENGEVKRYGLSMPYDTWYPIAMISQAGGKFFNDEGTSIGFDKGEGVKAFQYLKDLQSTGALYYPPAQDSGNIVNQMFTSEKIGIMFQSTGVMGTVKSNAKFDYVTAFLPKDAAFATPTGGANIAMLTDSSKKDAAWEFINWVNTDPKGGQQFILDSGYLPFTKKMVESEPIKELWAKDPNRKVAYDQLQYAVDTNKDVAWPQIMQEFFKAIQAIMYDNQKIEPTLDTFKKEADRLLSE; this is encoded by the coding sequence ATGAACAAAAAGTTATCAGCTATCGTACTGGCGGCGACAACCGTGGTTTCCGGAGTACTCGCAGGATGTTCGGGAAGCGATCCGCAAGCCTCCTCGCCTGCGCCCTCCAACCAGCCCCCTGCTGCATCGAGCCCGGCAGGCAAGACTACTGTGCAATTCTGGCATTCCTTGGGCGGTAAAAACGGTGAATACATCAGTGCCATGATCAAGCGTTTTAATGATGCGCATGAAAATATCGAAGTAGTCGGGACGTTCCAAGGCAGCTACGACGAGACGGTCACCAAGCTGCAGCAGTCGATTGCGGCCAAGACAGCCCCAGACATTACCATGCTGGAGCGCGCGTACGTGCAGATGTTTGCCGAAGCAGAGGTCTTGGAAGACTTGACTCCATTCATGGCAAAGTCCAATACGAGCAAGGATGATTTTCCAGAAGGTCTGATGGGACACTCGGTATTTCATGACAAGCTAGTGTCGCTGCCACTCAATCGTTCGACGCCGATCATGCACATCAACAAGACGATGCTGGATGAAAAAGGTCTGGCAATCCCTACGACTTGGGATGAACTGAAGAAAGTATCCGAAGCGCTCGTCGTAAAAGAAAACGGGGAAGTCAAACGTTACGGTCTCAGCATGCCTTACGATACGTGGTATCCCATCGCCATGATCAGCCAAGCCGGAGGAAAGTTTTTCAATGACGAAGGCACTTCGATCGGCTTTGATAAGGGTGAAGGGGTAAAAGCGTTCCAATACTTGAAAGACTTGCAGAGCACAGGCGCCCTGTACTACCCGCCTGCACAGGACTCTGGCAATATCGTCAACCAGATGTTTACCAGTGAAAAGATCGGCATTATGTTCCAGTCCACAGGTGTGATGGGAACCGTGAAGAGCAACGCCAAATTTGATTACGTGACCGCCTTCCTGCCAAAAGATGCTGCTTTTGCGACGCCGACTGGTGGAGCCAACATCGCGATGCTGACTGACTCTAGCAAAAAGGACGCAGCTTGGGAGTTTATCAATTGGGTGAATACAGATCCAAAGGGTGGCCAGCAGTTTATTCTGGATTCCGGTTACTTGCCGTTCACGAAAAAGATGGTAGAATCCGAGCCAATCAAAGAACTTTGGGCAAAGGATCCAAATCGCAAGGTCGCTTATGACCAGCTGCAATACGCTGTAGATACGAATAAGGACGTAGCTTGGCCGCAGATCATGCAAGAGTTCTTCAAGGCGATTCAGGCGATCATGTACGACAATCAAAAAATCGAACCAACACTTGATACGTTCAAGAAAGAAGCCGATCGTCTACTCAGTGAGTAA
- a CDS encoding carbohydrate ABC transporter permease, giving the protein MFWKAVVLMGFIFPFLWMISTSLQTFEETMTFPPTWVPSSPQWSNFVEAMSSGPFLTYFKNSVIVTTSIIVLQLAVMIPAAYAFAQYRFFGNKILFGMVLLAFMIPGQVTFIPVYLMLADAGMIKSLWPQILPFMSNAFGIFLLRQYFMQIPQEIIESARLDNASEFKIIWKIMIPMSMPAISTVALFSFVSHWNDYFWPLVMTDSEAVRPLTMGIAMLRETEGISNWHIIMAGNVVLVVPILIVYLFASRQIVKAFVYSGIK; this is encoded by the coding sequence ATGTTCTGGAAGGCCGTCGTCCTGATGGGGTTTATCTTTCCGTTTCTATGGATGATCTCTACCTCGCTCCAGACATTCGAGGAGACGATGACGTTCCCGCCTACCTGGGTCCCTTCTTCACCGCAATGGAGCAACTTTGTGGAAGCCATGAGCTCCGGACCATTCCTGACCTATTTTAAAAACTCCGTGATCGTCACGACCTCGATTATCGTGCTGCAGCTGGCGGTCATGATCCCAGCCGCCTACGCATTCGCGCAATACAGGTTTTTCGGGAACAAAATTCTGTTTGGCATGGTCTTGCTCGCCTTCATGATTCCGGGACAGGTCACTTTTATCCCTGTTTATCTGATGTTGGCGGATGCAGGCATGATCAAATCGCTTTGGCCCCAAATCCTTCCTTTTATGTCCAATGCATTTGGCATCTTCCTCCTCAGGCAGTATTTCATGCAGATCCCTCAGGAGATTATCGAGTCAGCCAGATTGGATAATGCGAGCGAATTCAAGATTATTTGGAAGATCATGATTCCGATGTCCATGCCTGCGATCTCCACTGTCGCACTGTTCAGCTTCGTCAGTCACTGGAATGACTATTTCTGGCCACTGGTTATGACAGATTCAGAGGCAGTCCGTCCGCTTACCATGGGAATTGCCATGCTGCGTGAGACAGAGGGTATCAGCAACTGGCACATCATCATGGCGGGCAACGTGGTTCTGGTCGTTCCGATCCTGATCGTGTACCTGTTTGCTTCCAGACAAATCGTCAAGGCATTCGTTTATTCCGGCATCAAATAA
- a CDS encoding carbohydrate ABC transporter permease has product MNKTRVWQKVRPYALVLPAMIGILLFVVYPILYLIKLSMFKYNLLNKDKSKFIGADNYTEIFSRGDFYNALTTTVLYTVGVVAVTMVLSLVIALWLNQNTRFNAIVQAGIFTPHIISIVSIALVWMWLMEPNYGLLNFALKAIGLPALPWLQSSSTSLLSVIIVSVWQNVGYYSLLIVAALKNIPQTIYEAAALDNASKFKVFYKITLPMISPQLFFILVIMTIGSFKVFDTVKIMTGGGPNGSTTTLVYYIYEFRTNSIGYASATGVVLMAIITVLTFIYFRLLSKKVHYQ; this is encoded by the coding sequence ATGAATAAGACGAGAGTCTGGCAAAAGGTCCGCCCGTATGCCTTGGTCCTGCCAGCCATGATCGGCATCCTCCTATTTGTCGTATACCCCATTCTTTATTTAATCAAGCTGAGTATGTTCAAGTACAACTTGTTGAACAAGGACAAAAGCAAGTTCATCGGGGCCGATAACTACACGGAAATCTTCTCCCGCGGCGATTTCTACAACGCTTTGACCACAACCGTTTTATACACGGTCGGAGTGGTCGCGGTAACGATGGTGCTGTCACTCGTCATCGCCTTATGGTTGAACCAAAATACCCGTTTCAACGCGATTGTGCAAGCTGGTATTTTTACCCCGCATATCATCTCGATCGTATCGATTGCGCTGGTGTGGATGTGGCTGATGGAACCCAATTACGGGCTGCTCAATTTTGCGCTGAAAGCGATTGGACTACCAGCTCTACCATGGCTGCAAAGCTCCAGTACCTCGCTTTTATCCGTCATCATCGTCTCGGTATGGCAAAACGTCGGTTACTACTCGTTGCTCATCGTAGCCGCCTTGAAAAACATCCCGCAGACGATCTATGAGGCTGCTGCGCTTGATAATGCCAGCAAATTCAAAGTGTTCTACAAAATTACGCTGCCGATGATTTCACCCCAGCTATTTTTCATTCTGGTGATCATGACCATTGGTTCGTTTAAAGTGTTCGATACTGTCAAAATCATGACGGGCGGGGGACCAAATGGCTCCACGACCACGCTCGTTTACTACATCTATGAATTCAGAACGAACAGCATCGGCTATGCGTCCGCCACTGGAGTAGTTTTGATGGCAATTATTACGGTGCTGACCTTCATCTACTTCCGTTTGCTGTCCAAAAAGGTTCACTACCAATAA
- a CDS encoding ABC transporter ATP-binding protein — protein sequence MASIEFVNVTQAFEKNVIIKDLNLKIEDGKFTVLVGPSGCGKTTLLRMIAGLDRQTAGSVLIGGEDVTDIAPGQRGVAMVFQNYALYPTMTVRENIEFGLKNNKVGKEERNRLVETISETVGLSPYLNRRPSMLSGGQRQRVALARAMVKKPSVFLMDEPLSNLDAKLRAQMRIELIELHKKLGTTFVYVTHDQVEAMSMADTIVLMNQGRIQQEAAPEVIYRQPNNLFAAQFIGVPPMNVGDLGGDEVKFGFRPESGVLTSERQDSHFSVRGLIVTREMLGSETIYQVKTKQHSFMIKCTEDRFTVDQEVYLSVDASKLFFFGQDEHRIAQDDVRHGAYLMALRGQQHE from the coding sequence TTGGCATCTATTGAGTTTGTTAATGTTACGCAAGCGTTTGAGAAAAATGTCATCATCAAAGATTTGAACCTGAAGATTGAGGATGGAAAGTTTACCGTGTTGGTTGGGCCTTCGGGTTGTGGGAAAACGACACTGCTGCGGATGATCGCAGGGCTGGATCGCCAGACCGCTGGCTCGGTGCTCATCGGTGGAGAGGATGTCACAGACATTGCTCCAGGGCAGAGAGGGGTAGCCATGGTGTTTCAAAACTACGCCCTGTACCCCACAATGACCGTACGAGAGAACATTGAATTTGGCTTGAAGAACAACAAGGTGGGAAAAGAGGAAAGAAACCGTTTGGTAGAAACCATCAGCGAGACAGTCGGATTAAGTCCGTACCTGAATCGCAGGCCGTCGATGCTCTCGGGTGGACAGAGACAGAGGGTAGCACTCGCCCGCGCGATGGTTAAAAAGCCGTCCGTCTTTCTCATGGATGAACCTTTATCCAATCTGGACGCCAAGCTTCGCGCACAAATGCGCATCGAACTGATAGAGCTACATAAAAAGCTGGGTACCACCTTTGTCTATGTGACGCATGATCAGGTGGAAGCGATGTCGATGGCAGACACGATTGTCTTGATGAATCAGGGACGCATTCAACAGGAGGCTGCTCCTGAAGTCATCTACCGCCAACCGAACAATCTGTTTGCGGCGCAGTTTATCGGGGTTCCTCCAATGAACGTGGGAGACTTGGGGGGAGACGAGGTGAAGTTCGGCTTCCGACCAGAGAGTGGTGTATTGACGTCTGAACGCCAGGATTCCCATTTTTCCGTCCGCGGTCTGATCGTGACGAGGGAGATGCTCGGTTCCGAAACGATCTATCAGGTAAAGACGAAGCAGCACTCGTTTATGATCAAATGCACGGAAGACCGCTTCACCGTCGATCAAGAGGTCTATCTCAGTGTCGATGCTTCCAAACTCTTCTTTTTTGGGCAAGACGAGCATCGCATCGCGCAGGATGACGTTCGCCATGGTGCATATTTGATGGCACTGCGAGGACAGCAGCATGAATAA
- a CDS encoding zinc-binding dehydrogenase: MGTTTTETVHSRTLRLTEPHVVLEQDIHRSVPEGYVVVEPTLASICHADLRYFGGTRKPEVLAKKLPMALLHEGIGTIVGGESTILPHSQKVVIVPYVAGFLLQDVEPALCCPACRGEIADNYCSHSQFLGSGTDGIAQSRLVIPEECAIPIPESIPDEIAVLTELCSVSYRALRPVNDLLSRAKIAVFGDGPVGYLTAAMLHHAFGIGTDRLTVFGAIREKLDQITFARTEMVQHYDFQTGDKVDIVVECTGGKFSESAINQGISLLNAGGHLIAMGVSEDLVPINTRDVLEKGLTICGSSRSSIPDFEEVLRVMEQKDCQDTLRHLIPESYTVVAKAEDFVGAMESALAHRDWKKTYLDFHW, translated from the coding sequence GTGGGCACCACAACAACAGAAACAGTACATTCGCGAACGCTGCGCTTGACGGAGCCCCACGTGGTTTTGGAGCAGGATATCCATCGCAGTGTTCCCGAGGGGTATGTCGTAGTTGAACCGACTCTCGCCAGCATTTGTCACGCTGACCTTCGTTATTTTGGAGGGACCAGAAAGCCAGAAGTACTGGCGAAGAAACTGCCGATGGCTCTCTTGCACGAAGGGATCGGCACGATTGTAGGAGGGGAGTCCACGATTCTTCCGCATAGTCAGAAGGTTGTGATTGTTCCTTATGTGGCGGGCTTTTTGCTTCAGGATGTGGAGCCTGCGCTCTGCTGTCCGGCGTGTAGGGGGGAAATTGCGGATAATTACTGCTCGCACAGCCAGTTTTTAGGGAGTGGCACGGATGGAATCGCACAGAGTAGATTGGTCATTCCAGAAGAATGTGCCATCCCAATTCCGGAGTCCATCCCTGATGAAATCGCCGTGTTGACCGAGCTGTGCAGTGTTTCCTATCGAGCGCTAAGGCCAGTGAACGACTTGCTGAGTCGGGCAAAGATTGCTGTCTTTGGCGACGGACCAGTCGGGTATTTGACGGCAGCCATGCTCCATCACGCTTTTGGGATTGGAACAGATCGGTTGACTGTATTCGGAGCGATCCGGGAGAAGCTGGATCAAATCACGTTTGCCCGTACGGAAATGGTGCAGCATTACGATTTTCAAACAGGAGACAAAGTGGATATCGTCGTGGAATGCACGGGAGGAAAATTCAGCGAGAGTGCGATCAATCAAGGGATTAGCCTGTTGAATGCAGGGGGACATCTCATCGCGATGGGTGTCAGCGAGGATTTGGTTCCGATCAATACACGTGACGTGCTGGAGAAGGGACTTACCATCTGCGGTAGCAGCCGCAGTTCGATTCCGGACTTTGAGGAAGTATTACGGGTCATGGAGCAAAAGGATTGTCAGGATACCTTGAGGCATTTAATCCCTGAGTCCTACACAGTGGTGGCCAAGGCAGAAGACTTTGTTGGCGCAATGGAATCTGCCTTGGCACACAGAGACTGGAAAAAAACCTACCTCGACTTTCACTGGTAA
- a CDS encoding DeoR/GlpR family DNA-binding transcription regulator: MLAAERKLRIVEYVRQYRTASVSVLAKEFGVHEATIRRDLAEVEQEGLLKRTHGGVIVEKLTHNEPSFNERTNVQLEQKMRIGKMAASLVEDGDHIIIDSGTTTLHIAKNLVNRSNLTVVTNDINVAAELRDAPGVKVTVTGGELYPSSFMLNGMFTDHVLRSLHVSKAFIGTPAIHPKHGLMHPEAQLVLAKQGMIAAAQEVIVVADDTKIGKLSLYKVAPNSSIHTLITGREVPEYDIKPFQDTGVNVITV; the protein is encoded by the coding sequence ATGCTGGCGGCAGAAAGAAAATTACGGATCGTTGAATATGTGAGGCAGTACCGGACGGCGTCGGTTTCCGTGCTCGCCAAGGAATTTGGTGTCCACGAAGCGACAATTCGGAGAGATCTGGCAGAAGTAGAGCAGGAAGGCTTGCTCAAAAGGACACATGGCGGAGTGATCGTAGAAAAATTGACGCATAACGAGCCGTCTTTCAATGAACGGACTAATGTCCAGCTCGAACAGAAGATGCGCATCGGCAAAATGGCTGCGAGTCTGGTCGAGGACGGCGACCACATCATCATCGATTCAGGGACGACTACGCTGCATATCGCGAAAAATTTGGTGAACCGCTCCAATCTCACGGTTGTTACGAATGATATCAACGTAGCGGCCGAGCTGCGGGATGCTCCAGGCGTAAAGGTCACGGTAACGGGTGGAGAGCTCTACCCATCGAGTTTTATGCTTAACGGAATGTTTACGGATCACGTGCTCCGTTCTCTGCATGTGTCCAAGGCGTTTATCGGCACACCCGCTATCCATCCCAAGCATGGTTTGATGCATCCAGAGGCGCAGCTGGTGCTGGCAAAACAGGGCATGATCGCCGCAGCTCAAGAGGTCATCGTCGTGGCTGATGATACGAAGATCGGCAAGCTTTCCTTATACAAGGTAGCCCCAAACAGCTCGATTCACACATTGATTACAGGTAGAGAAGTGCCGGAATACGACATTAAGCCCTTTCAGGATACGGGTGTCAATGTTATCACGGTCTAG
- a CDS encoding metal-sulfur cluster assembly factor yields MKTEDAIWSALEEVIDPEVGVNIVDLGLVYEVKVDDKGRADIEMTLTIPECPLADEIVKNVKEATAAISGIHEVNVSLVWEPKWSPARMNDRAREEIRSRRSLV; encoded by the coding sequence TTGAAGACGGAGGATGCCATATGGTCAGCTTTGGAGGAAGTAATAGATCCGGAAGTAGGAGTCAATATTGTGGATCTGGGACTAGTCTATGAGGTCAAGGTGGACGATAAAGGACGAGCTGATATTGAAATGACGCTGACCATTCCTGAGTGTCCCCTAGCCGATGAGATTGTCAAGAATGTGAAAGAGGCGACGGCCGCCATTTCCGGGATTCATGAGGTCAATGTCTCTCTTGTCTGGGAGCCGAAATGGAGTCCAGCGAGAATGAATGACCGCGCTAGAGAAGAGATAAGATCACGCCGGAGTCTTGTGTGA
- a CDS encoding FTR1 family iron permease produces MLKRIHLILLVLLLSLSFVTPMSVWAKSQAAQDMSNAEAFVAQAIQEAELGKLAEAKLSYQKFNETWREIEDGVKEESGKAYKDIESHMGKVVYAFSREKKDEVVKALEGLRDVNEKFIRGEFPKGEQFKQENISLSDFIGYLEGTKEKAETGARQEALAGIAKVTESWLSVEGIVVAQSAQVYSDSERDMVTINAMLASEPPDYQGAIQLLDQMIQYLTPLAAKSGYTIWDAAMIIIREGLEALLVVTALLAFVKKSDQSKGKGWIWTGVTVGLAVSVLLAVMIKSVFSSGAFGNNNALIAGWTGVIASVMLLYVSYWLHSHSHIAEWQKFIQAKSQTALNTGKLISLGVISFLAVFREGTETVLFFIGMVNQISLQDLMIGMLIGLGLLCVVAYLMIFIGLKLPIRPFFMISSIIVFYLCIKFTGMGIHSLQLAGVIPSSTAPGIPSIDIFALYPSLESTIPQVTLIVAAAAVVLWKKINSNKSQSKYLSK; encoded by the coding sequence ATGCTGAAACGAATTCACTTGATACTCCTGGTTTTACTGCTGTCTTTATCATTCGTTACCCCAATGTCAGTCTGGGCAAAAAGTCAAGCGGCTCAAGATATGAGCAATGCAGAAGCCTTTGTTGCCCAAGCGATTCAGGAAGCTGAGTTAGGAAAGCTAGCAGAGGCGAAGCTGTCCTATCAGAAGTTTAATGAGACGTGGCGTGAGATCGAGGATGGCGTAAAAGAAGAATCAGGCAAGGCCTACAAAGACATCGAATCTCATATGGGCAAAGTCGTGTACGCTTTTTCCAGAGAGAAAAAAGATGAAGTAGTAAAAGCTTTGGAAGGCTTGAGAGATGTTAATGAGAAGTTCATCCGCGGCGAATTTCCGAAGGGTGAACAATTCAAGCAGGAAAATATCTCTCTAAGCGATTTTATCGGGTACCTAGAAGGGACAAAAGAGAAAGCAGAAACCGGGGCTAGGCAAGAGGCGCTCGCAGGAATTGCCAAGGTGACGGAGTCTTGGCTCAGTGTCGAAGGAATAGTTGTTGCACAATCTGCACAGGTGTACAGTGATTCTGAGAGAGACATGGTAACCATTAATGCCATGCTGGCTTCAGAGCCACCTGATTATCAAGGCGCCATTCAACTTTTGGACCAAATGATTCAGTACTTAACCCCATTGGCGGCGAAGTCAGGCTATACGATCTGGGATGCAGCGATGATTATTATTCGTGAAGGCTTGGAGGCCTTATTGGTTGTCACCGCGTTACTCGCTTTTGTGAAAAAGTCAGACCAGTCTAAAGGAAAGGGCTGGATTTGGACTGGCGTTACCGTTGGCCTGGCAGTGAGTGTTTTGCTAGCTGTCATGATTAAGTCAGTATTTTCATCAGGCGCCTTTGGGAACAATAACGCATTGATTGCTGGTTGGACCGGTGTCATCGCATCTGTCATGCTGTTGTATGTGAGCTACTGGCTGCACAGTCATTCTCATATCGCGGAATGGCAAAAGTTTATTCAGGCAAAAAGCCAGACGGCGCTAAATACAGGAAAGCTGATCTCACTAGGTGTGATATCTTTCCTCGCTGTTTTCCGCGAAGGGACAGAAACGGTTTTATTCTTCATCGGAATGGTCAACCAGATCAGTTTGCAAGATCTGATGATCGGCATGTTGATTGGTCTAGGATTGTTATGTGTAGTAGCTTATCTGATGATATTTATTGGATTGAAGCTGCCTATTCGGCCATTTTTTATGATCTCTAGCATCATCGTCTTTTATCTATGCATCAAGTTTACAGGAATGGGCATTCACAGCTTGCAATTAGCTGGCGTAATTCCGTCCTCAACTGCTCCTGGCATTCCAAGCATCGACATTTTTGCGCTTTATCCATCTCTGGAAAGTACCATTCCTCAGGTGACTCTCATCGTTGCAGCAGCGGCAGTCGTTCTGTGGAAAAAAATCAATAGCAACAAATCACAATCAAAGTATCTTTCTAAATGA
- the glsA gene encoding glutaminase A, which yields MIQADKKTLQRILDDNRKYTADGKVADYIPELGHANPAALGFTVATKNDGIASVGDCGTTFTLQSISKVISLLVALLDHGPKKVFAKVGMEPSGDPFNSIIKLETMDHHKPLNPMINAGAIAIASMIAGNHVEERFQRVCELLHLMTANTHISLNEQVYRSEKATGDRNRSLAYFMKSTGIIETDVEEALDLYFQLCSIQVRCSDLAKIGLFLANWGRIEGKDSPLVDPCIVQILLTIMMTSGMYNASGEFAIHVGIPAKSGVSGGILAVVPNKMGIGVIGPAIDDKGNSVAGMRILEDLSKEYGLHVFSEG from the coding sequence ATGATACAAGCAGACAAAAAAACGCTACAGCGCATCTTGGATGACAACCGCAAGTACACAGCGGACGGGAAAGTCGCAGATTATATTCCGGAGTTAGGCCATGCCAATCCGGCCGCCCTCGGATTTACTGTCGCGACGAAGAACGATGGCATCGCTTCAGTAGGGGATTGCGGTACGACCTTTACGCTGCAAAGCATCTCGAAAGTAATCAGCCTGCTGGTCGCTTTATTGGATCATGGACCGAAGAAAGTATTTGCAAAGGTAGGCATGGAACCGAGCGGAGACCCTTTCAACTCGATCATAAAATTGGAAACCATGGACCATCACAAGCCTTTAAACCCTATGATAAACGCCGGCGCGATTGCCATTGCCTCCATGATTGCCGGCAACCATGTAGAAGAGCGTTTCCAGCGCGTGTGTGAACTGCTTCATCTGATGACCGCAAACACTCACATTTCGCTGAATGAACAGGTGTACCGTTCAGAAAAGGCGACTGGAGACCGAAACCGCTCACTCGCTTATTTCATGAAGAGCACCGGTATTATTGAAACCGATGTGGAAGAAGCGCTTGATCTGTATTTTCAACTTTGTTCCATCCAGGTACGCTGCAGTGACTTGGCAAAAATCGGGTTGTTCCTCGCCAATTGGGGCCGAATAGAGGGGAAAGATTCCCCGCTGGTTGATCCATGCATCGTACAGATTCTGTTAACGATCATGATGACATCCGGTATGTATAATGCTTCCGGTGAATTTGCCATACATGTCGGCATTCCTGCCAAAAGCGGCGTAAGCGGCGGAATTCTGGCCGTGGTGCCGAACAAAATGGGGATCGGAGTCATTGGCCCCGCGATCGATGACAAAGGTAACAGTGTAGCAGGAATGCGGATATTGGAGGATTTGTCCAAGGAATATGGATTGCATGTTTTTTCGGAAGGATAA